In Phragmites australis chromosome 18, lpPhrAust1.1, whole genome shotgun sequence, the genomic window CTCATGAAAACACTGTTGCCGACCCAAAGGATCATCACATTGAGTGTAACGCATCGGTGGCAAGGCAGCTAGCATGAAAAAGAACACGGGAAGAGATGATCAGTACTAGCCGAGTGGCCATGGATTACAATGGATTTTAAATAAATGATACTGTTATATATGTTGTTGCGATTAAGATAATATATTGGAATGTATACGAGACTGGGAGAATATGTATTAATCGTAAGAGTGAGATAACTTACTTTCGGAAAGTTTGCTCATGTGGTAGTACCTGTGGCAACAATATCGATCACCAACATGCCTACGGTCTCTAGTGGATTCAGGAAGGGGATCAAAGTGAACGTGACATCGAGGCTCAGAAGGAATGCCGAAAGAAATCAGTCCGTGGGGTTCCCTGACTTGACTGGCCCTGCAAACGAGCCGTACGCGGCGCGGGCGCACGTCGGGTCCCGGCCGACGTGCCGGCGCCACCGCACTGGCAGAGCATCGCACCGCACGTACTGGTCTACTGGGAGAAGCCGTCGCCTCGTCTCACACCAGTGCGCCGCCGTGGCCGCGCGGCCTCCGGAGAGCGGAGCCACCGGTTGCTCGCTCGGAGCCGGAATGTTGCAGCGGCGCTGCCGGCACCTCGTCACGGTCATCCCAAATTGGACGGCGATCGCGATCCAAACAGCTAAACACTTGCTTACACTACATGACAGGTAAAGTGCACATCAATGAAATACATTGTCGAGTTAGTACACATCAAAGAAGCTCAGTGGTAGCATTCCCTACTGAATAGTGGCATATGAATCAGCCCAGATTTCAGATTCATAGCTGCGCAACCTGACTCAAAGAAGAGAACTCATCGTCGACCTTTGCGGAGAAGTTCTCATCAACCTCCATCCTAGTCCACAACTTTGGGAAGGAATAAAACGGCGCAGCTGCTGCAGTTGATTCTTGGGCACTTGGCGAAAGCTCGATTCTGTTTGACTCGTCCATTGAGGAACCATTCTCATTTCCAAACAGCTGCGCAATAATATCACGACAAGGTTTCAAATCGTCCTCGCTCCTCGCTCTTGTCAGCTTACCAAGCAGCTCGTTCATTCTTGCAGTTCTCTCCATTTTCTGCTTTGTGGTTAGCTTCACCGGCTTTGTATGATCATCTAGATTTTGATCAGAGGGGTTGTGATCCTCAGAGGCACTCTGACTCTCTAACAGTTTCTTCAGCTTCTCGTCCAAGATAGTGGCAACCCTCTCCTTAAAGCTATCTGCAATTTCTTTATCCGACTTCAACCTCACCTTTGCCTCAGAAACCAATATGTCCATCCTTTCTTCTGAAGAAGTTGCCTCAGCTTCAGGTTCAACGGCATCATCTTCTGTGGGACAGAATGTTTCCTCCAGTAACCCAACATTCAGTGCATACCTCTCATAGGCTTCATTTTCAGCATCAATATCTCCTTGCATATGTTCCTTTAGCTTCATAAACCTCCACTTGTTTACGCTTGCAACATCctagaagaaaaaagaatgtttaaaatataatagaagACAACAGTTCGAAACAAGCAGAGAGGGTAAAACAGCCAAGAACCTTTTTGGTGAGTGACTTCTTTGTTCGGAGAGAATTCAGGAAATGGTGGGGAAGCTTTTGCAAGGAAGCCAGCCTCGATGAAGAACTGTGACAAATGGCAAGCAAACATTAGAATAAATGCGGTTCTTTGCATGAGATGGGTTATCGACTTATGTTTTCTGAATTTTACCCAGTTGAAGGTGAATTGGTAGATGGCTGTTCTGACACAGGAGCAGTAGAAGGTGATGGCTTATCTGGCAATGTGTTGTTCTGTTTCAGAACTGTCATGATCAGTGAAGCAAGGCAAGATCAGTGGTGGTGTTCAGAATAGAGAGTCAAAGATAAACCACAAAATAATGTAGCGCATAGCCGCAGACATGATACTAAACACTGTAAAAGAAAGTTTAAAATAAGATAAATGAAATTGAGAAGCAGATTGAGATAGCAATATCATAAATGAAACATCAAAGTTCATAAGAAACTATTCTAACATAACCACAAACCCTGTCATGAAGAATAGGGGGACGTTTGGATCATAGACAAGAGATTTGCTATCACTGCTGGGCCAGACTAGGCATTCGGAACTACAAAAATGACCTGGCTTTGGAGGCTAGCTAGCTTCAATGGACTAGAGAAAAGCTTTCTGATGCACCCTCAAAGACCAAAGATTCTATCGCTGGAAAGAAGGGTAGATCAGGcattctcctgccacagcacatTCTCTCCAACAAGCTCGCACCTTTGCCATAAAACTCAGTCAAGAACCACTCatatcttctctttttttcttcgcTGGCCTCTTCCCCGTCTCTTTCTTGAGGTGATTTTGCAAATCGCTGATAGATCTATTTTAGATTAATACGGTATGCTACAAGATGTTTTGGTCCAAATTGGTGACTCTTTCTTCAAACATGTGGATTTCTTAGTTCTTGACATGGTTTTGTATACCAAGaagagcatagatccattgatGGTTAATGCAAGGCCTGATCAACAACCCATTTCACTCTTCCTCCCCACATATTGGGCATGTTCCAGGAGGTAAGATGTGATCACTACACCCTTGTATGGTATGCAAACATTCATCGTAAAAGTTCATCCTCTTTTGCCTTCTATTGCTTGTTTACATTTTCAACTTCTGTTGGGCGAGTGGTGCTTGCAATTTCAGAAGATTTATCCAAGAGATTGTAATAGATGTTAATTTGAAGATATTATCTCAGTCTAACCACCATAATCAATTCTCTGGCGTTAGAACCAAACGAATAGCCACTAAAATTTTCCATAAAAAggtttaaaaaacaaacagtaAGCCAGTGCTAGGATGGCTTAGCTAAATTGGCTAGCTTGCACCTCTAAGCAGTAAGCTAGCTCATCTCGGCTAAGGAACCAAATGCACCCCTAAATTCTAACTTTCAAAAAAGTCTGGAACAACTACTGAATGATGAGGGAGGCTAAAAcaaaaggaagaagatgaaaaggaaaataatGCCTGGATAACAGTATGTTGGACCAGATAAGTTACTGTGTAGATATTTAGACAGCGTATTACCAAACTGCTTCTGCCTCACCAACTACAGCTACAGATCACGGTACAAGAA contains:
- the LOC133899260 gene encoding uncharacterized protein LOC133899260, with the protein product MADVKPAPASGGKAASDSSAPSPAPAPAVSNGNGTPQKQPTPIPAAAFDMPKPNLRGLNKPKCIQCGNVARSRCPFQCCKSCCYKAQNPCHIHVLKQNNTLPDKPSPSTAPVSEQPSTNSPSTGSSSRLASLQKLPHHFLNSLRTKKSLTKKDVASVNKWRFMKLKEHMQGDIDAENEAYERYALNVGLLEETFCPTEDDAVEPEAEATSSEERMDILVSEAKVRLKSDKEIADSFKERVATILDEKLKKLLESQSASEDHNPSDQNLDDHTKPVKLTTKQKMERTARMNELLGKLTRARSEDDLKPCRDIIAQLFGNENGSSMDESNRIELSPSAQESTAAAAPFYSFPKLWTRMEVDENFSAKVDDEFSSLSQVAQL